One segment of Pyrococcus sp. ST04 DNA contains the following:
- a CDS encoding DUF257 family protein — MTLQLLNSLILEKKFGETIIVENSAKIGIEILIKAIFEASRILNVPILVEDILDTFPIYAEHLKLMGVDILKAENMKIFKIGGVKDIGEIAKKVPFESDLRMYLTIYREAFEKVAPKEQFFDLVFGLDRLFVLNDNPVEISTIIGAIKEFITNENRIAFYFFEYPLVDNLMSKPLPILEDLVTSVLRLEQDKDTLIVNIIKDIWAMKAKTRKIMIPIRDVFRGNVI, encoded by the coding sequence ATGACATTACAGCTTCTAAACTCACTCATTCTTGAAAAGAAATTTGGAGAAACAATAATAGTTGAAAATTCAGCAAAAATAGGAATAGAAATTCTCATAAAGGCCATATTTGAAGCATCAAGAATTTTAAATGTACCCATCCTAGTTGAAGATATTTTAGACACGTTCCCCATCTATGCAGAACATCTCAAGCTCATGGGAGTTGATATATTAAAGGCTGAAAACATGAAAATATTCAAAATAGGAGGCGTTAAGGATATTGGAGAAATAGCAAAAAAGGTACCATTTGAAAGTGATCTAAGAATGTACCTAACCATATACAGAGAAGCTTTCGAAAAAGTCGCTCCCAAAGAGCAGTTCTTTGACCTTGTGTTTGGATTGGATAGACTTTTCGTGCTAAATGATAACCCAGTAGAAATAAGTACAATAATAGGGGCAATAAAAGAATTTATAACGAACGAAAACAGAATCGCCTTTTATTTCTTTGAGTATCCCCTTGTTGATAACCTGATGTCTAAACCCCTCCCTATATTAGAGGATCTCGTAACCTCAGTACTGAGACTTGAACAGGATAAAGACACGTTAATAGTAAATATCATTAAAGATATATGGGCTATGAAAGCGAAAACTCGGAAAATAATGATCCCCATTAGAGATGTCTTCAGGGGGAACGTTATATGA